The Anguilla anguilla isolate fAngAng1 chromosome 4, fAngAng1.pri, whole genome shotgun sequence genome has a window encoding:
- the LOC118225604 gene encoding carboxypeptidase N subunit 2-like — MHLINCVFLLHLMLGSVTGECDESPDCKGLYDRSITEIPATKKAGITRVYFVGSQISTIPDRAFINSPQLEILDFLGMPIVSIETHAFEGLGRLRLIEISVTNLTSLPLGVFQNLPSLKQLILKINKIQKLEKGLFDGLMLKELHLHMNEIASIDEGIFDQLENLTFLHLARNKISSVSTALFAKLSKLQKLRLYENGISAIPPGIFDDLPDLKEIALQGNKITEIPPHLFSKNTNLETLSLENNLLSELPSEIFVGLPNIRFLTLQQNQIASLPPMLFGEMHRLSQLDLNGNNLTVLPAGVFSPLKKLSKLDLSQNKFTSLSEEYFEGLVRLADLNLEKNMIESLKPKSFEQMTELRTLQLAHNKLRTLPEGIFDSLPKLSRVHLNNNPWHCDCRLISFFNWMKANTKKIKSSPPETCESPESLKGQEVMSLTEDQLICPTTPAIATTVPLTTTTSTTVAMTTELPTTNVHMTTPPPKQQPPCPPPLLRQPRHLPP; from the coding sequence ATGCATCTTATAAACTGCGTCTTTCTGCTGCACCTGATGCTCGGGAGTGTGACGGGAGAGTGTGACGAGTCGCCCGACTGCAAGGGTCTCTACGATAGAAGCATCACCGAAATCCCCGCCACCAAAAAAGCTGGCATCACCCGGGTTTATTTCGTGGGCAGCCAGATTTCCACCATCCCCGACCGAGCCTTCATCAACAGTCCGCAGCTGGAGATTCTGGACTTCCTCGGCATGCCCATCGTGTCCATCGAAACGCACGCCTTCGAAGGTTTGGGCAGGTTGAGGTTGATCGAAATTTCCGTTACGAATCTGACGTCGTTGCCCCTGGGCGTGTTTCAGAACCTGCCGAGCCTCAAGCAGCTTATTctcaaaatcaacaaaatccAGAAGCTTGAGAAGGGACTGTTTGATGGCCTGATGCTGAAAGAGCTCCATCTTCACATGAATGAAATCGCCTCGATCGACGAGGGAATTTTCGATCAGCTTGAAAACCTCACATTCCTCCACCTGGCTAGGAATAAAATCTCCTCCGTCTCCACGGCACTGTTCGCAAAACTCAGTAAATTGCAGAAGCTCAGACTCTACGAGAATGGCATCAGTGCCATTCCTCCTGGGATCTTCGATGATCTACCGGATCTGAAAGAAATCGCCTTACAGGGCAACAAGATAACAGAGATACCAccgcatttattttcaaaaaataccaATTTGGAAACATTATCTTTAGAGAATAATCTTTTGTCTGAATTGCCTTCTGAAATTTTTGTGGGACTTCCTAACATAAGATTTTTGACCCTTCAGCAGAATCAAATAGCCAGCCTGCCTCCCATGCTCTTTGGCGAAATGCATAGACTGTCTCAACTGGATCTCAATGGGAACAATCTCACTGTCCTTCCTGCAGGAGTATTCAGTCCCTTAAAAAAACTCAGCAAGCTTGACTTATCGCAAAACAAGTTTACCTCTTTGTCCGAGGAGTATTTTGAAGGCCTTGTGAGACTTGCAGACTTGAATCTAGAGAAAAATATGATTGAGTCATTAAAACCGAAAAGCTTTGAACAGATGACAGAGCTGCGTACCCTCCAGCTGGCACATAACAAACTGAGAACTCTTCCTGAAGGGATATTTGACTCTTTACCAAAACTTAGCAGGGTACATCTGAACAACAACCCCTGGCACTGTGACTGCAGGCTGATATCGTTCTTTAACTGGATGAAAGCGAACACAAAAAAGATCAAGTCCTCCCCGCCAGAGACTTGTGAATCTCCTGAAAGTTTGAAAGGACAAGAAGTCATGTCTCTCACAGAAGATCAGCTGATATGCCCAACCACTCCTGCAATTGCCACTACTGTGCCTCTCACCACAACAACCAGCACtactgttgccatgacaacagaaTTACCCACAACAAACGTCCACATGACCACACCACCCCCCAAGCAACAACCGCCTTGCCCACCACCACTACTCCGTCAACCCAGACACCTACcaccataa
- the LOC118225603 gene encoding leucine-rich repeat-containing protein 15-like, with amino-acid sequence MDLGVCAVFLLLSALAADSVSGGCPDGCKCRESKVLCQNISEFPSSISSTTSTLYIANASISSLRPADVEGFAAALSMFVVKDSAMAEVLAGTFDKTRNLVALGLSGTRLQSLPDELFRNLGKVKSLTLSKNKILVLAPDLLSPLGDLQNLDLSGNLLTHVPGEAFRRLGQLQIVNLAQNNIANLSRETFRGLGELRFLRLNRNAVGEIPPGCFDDLVNLEELSLQDNRIESLPGRLFSSQRKLKKLYLSNNRLSLLPRGIFLDLPDLVQISLFENRLSGVPAGVFGPMALRELWLYDNRLTRLEDGAFSNLTRLRLLVLSRNRIGSVPAGAFGGLAELGEVSLHTNLLSGLEEGTFSGLPKLENISLEHNLIQSLPGKLFHGLPPLWEVDLHNNSLRSLSQEVLDSLDAVKEVKLAQNPWRCDRDILPLRDWVRRHPSKVQNASLLTCLSPDSLAHAKITDLTNEEAEAWRPSTSTATTPSGDLATPTEMRRRPHTPPPKKSTPAAPAATTPPVRDDSNHGDGEGLSRDAKIIIITLVCIAIIATVIICWICYRRKKRASRTLYHQARKNTVI; translated from the coding sequence ATGGATCTGGGAGTGTGCGCAGTCTTCTTGCTCCTCAGCGCTTTGGCTGCGGACTCCGTTTCTGGAGGCTGCCCAGACGGATGCAAGTGCAGAGAGAGCAAAGTCCTGTGCCAGAACATCTCGGAGTTTCCCAGCTCTATATCCTCGACTACCTCCACCCTTTACATCGCCAACGCCAGCATCTCCTCTCTGAGGCCCGCCGACGTCGAGGGCTTCGCCGCGGCCCTCTCGATGTTCGTGGTCAAGGATTCCGCGATGGCGGAGGTGCTCGCCGGCACGTTCGACAAAACGCGAAACCTGGTGGCCCTGGGCTTGTCGGGAACCCGGCTGCAAAGTCTCCCGGACGAGCTCTTTCGGAATCTGGGAAAGGTCAAATCCCTCACtttgagcaaaaacaaaatacttgTCCTCGCCCCTGACCTACTTTCGCCTCTTGGGGACTTGCAGAATCTGGACCTGAGCGGGAACCTCCTCACCCACGTCCCGGGGGAGGCATTCCGCCGACTCGGGCAGTTGCAGATCGTCAACCTGGCCCAGAACAACATCGCCAACCTTTCCCGGGAGACCTTCCGAGGACTCGGCGAGCTGAGGTTCCTGAGACTCAACAGGAACGCCGTCGGAGAGATCCCGCCCGGCTGCTTCGACGACCTGGTGAACCTGGAGGAGCTCTCCTTGCAGGACAACCGGATCGAGAGTCTCCCCGGCCGCCTGTTTTCCTCGCAGCGGAAACTGAAGAAGCTGTACCTCTCCAACAACCGCTTGTCCCTGCTCCCGCGGGGCATCTTCCTCGACCTCCCCGACCTCGTCCAGATATCCCTCTTCGAGAACCGGCTGAGCGGCGTCCCCGCGGGCGTCTTCGGCCCCATGGCCCTCCGGGAGCTCTGGCTGTACGACAATCGGCTGACGCGCCTGGAGGACGGCGCGTTCAGCAACCTGACGCGCCTGCGGCTCCTGGTTCTGAGCCGTAACCGGATCGGCTCTGTCCCCGCCGGGGCCTTCGGCGGCCTGGCCGAGCTGGGAGAGGTGTCCCTGCACACCAACCTGCTCTCGGGCCTGGAGGAGGGGACCTTCAGCGGGCTGCCCAAGCTGGAGAACATCTCCCTGGAGCACAATCTCATCCAGTCCCTCCCTGGGAAGCTCTTCCACGGCTTGCCGCCCCTCTGGGAAGTGGACCTCCACAACAACTCCCTGCGGAGCCTgtcgcaggaggtgctggactCCCTGGACGCGGTGAAGGAGGTGAAGCTCGCCCAGAACCCCTGGAGGTGCGACCGGGACATCCTGCCCCTGCGAGACTGGGTGAGGAGGCACCCCTCCAAAGTGCAGAATGCCAGCCTGCTGACGTGCCTCTCTCCCGATTCACTGGCCCACGCCAAAATTACCGACCTGACCAACGAGGAAGCAGAAGCCTGGAGGCCGTCCACCTCGACCGCCACCACTCCCTCAGGCGACTTGGCCACACCCACGGAGATGCGAAGGAGGcctcacaccccgccccccaaaaagAGCACCCCTGCTGCCCCTGCCGCCACCACTCCTCCCGTGCGGGACGACAGTAACCATGGCGACGGGGAGGGCCTTTCCCGGGACGctaaaatcatcatcatcaccttgGTCTGCATCGCCATCATCGCCACCGTCATCATCTGCTGGATTTGCTACAGGAGGAAGAAGCGGGCCAGCCGCACCTTGTACCACCAGGCCAGAAAGAACACCGTCAtttag
- the LOC118225187 gene encoding carboxypeptidase N subunit 2-like: MARALGSSKAKASQSLGELGSVTGECGKSPNCTDHKVVYDKNIAEIPATQKAGVTGVYFVGSRISTIPDRAFINSPQLEILDFLDMPIVSIETHAFEGLGRLRLIEISTTNLTLLPLGVFQNLPSLEKLILKLNKIQKLEKGLFGGLMLKELHLHTNAIASIDEGIFDQLENLTLLHLAKNKISSVSTALFAKLIKLQKLRLYENGISAIPPGIFDDLPDLKEIALQGNKITEIPPHLFSKNTNLETLSLENNLLSELPSEIFVGLPNMKYLTLQQNQIASLPPMLFGEMLRLYELNLNGNNLTVLPAGVFSPLKKLSKLDLSQNKFTSLSEEYFEGLVRLAELNLQKNMIESLKPKYFERLTELRTLRLAHNKLRTLPEGIFDSLPKLSRVYLNNNPWHCDCRLISFYNWMKANTKKIKSSPPETCESPGNLKGQEVMSLTEDQLICPTTPALLCLSPQQPALLLP, encoded by the exons ATGGCCAGGGCGCTGGGAAGCTCCAAGGCGAAGGcctcccagtcgctgggtg agCTCGGGAGTGTGACGGGAGAGTGTGGCAAGTCGCCCAACTGCACTGATCACAAGGTCGTCTACGATAAGAACATCGCCGAAATCCCCGCCACCCAGAAAGCTGGCGTCACCGGGGTCTATTTCGTGGGCAGCCGGATTTCCACTATCCCCGACCGAGCCTTCATCAACAGTCCGCAGCTGGAGATTCTGGACTTCCTCGACATGCCCATCGTGTCCATCGAAACGCACGCCTTCGAAGGTTTGGGCAGGCTGAGGTTAATCGAAATTTCCACTACGAATCTGACGTTGTTGCCCCTGGGCGTGTTTCAGAACCTGCCGAGCCTCGAGAAGCTGATTCTCAAACTCAACAAAATCCAGAAGCTTGAGAAGGGACTGTTTGGTGGCCTGATGCTGAAAGAGCTCCATCTTCACACCAATGCAATCGCCTCGATCGACGAGGGGATTTTCGATCAGCTTGAAAACCTTACATTGCTCCACCTGGCTAAGAATAAAATATCCTCTGTCTCCACGGCACTGTTCGCAAAACTCat TAAATTGCAGAAGCTCAGACTCTACGAGAATGGCATCAGTGCCATTCCTCCTGGGATCTTCGATGATCTACCGGATCTGAAAGAAATCGCCTTACAGGGCAACAAGATAACAGAGATACCAccgcatttattttcaaaaaataccaATTTGGAAACATTATCTTTAGAGAACAATCTTTTGTCTGAATTGCCTTCTGAAATTTTTGTGGGACTTCCTAACATGAAATATTTGACCCTTCAGCAGAATCAAATAGCCAGCCTGCCTCCCATGCTCTTTGGCGAAATGCTTAGACTGTATGAACTGAATCTCAACGGGAACAATCTCACTGTCCTTCCTGCAGGAGTATTCAGTCCCTTAAAAAAACTCAGCAAGCTTGACTTATCGCAGAACAAGTTTACCTCTTTGTCCGAGGAATATTTTGAAGGCCTTGTGAGACTTGCAGAATTGAATCTACAGAAAAACATGATTGAGTCATTAAAACCGAAATACTTTGAACGACTGACAGAGCTGCGTACCCTCCGGCTGGCACATAACAAACTGAGAACTCTTCCTGAAGGGATATTTGACTCTTTACCAAAACTTAGCAGGGTATATCTGAACAACAACCCCTGGCACTGTGACTGCAGGCTGATATCGTTCTATAACTGGATGAAAGCGAACACAAAAAAGATCAAGTCCTCCCCGCCAGAGACTTGTGAATCTCCTGGAAATTTGAAAGGACAAGAAGTCATGTCTCTCACAGAAGATCAGCTGATATGCCCAACCACTCCTGCACTACTGTGCCTCTCACCACAACAACCAGCACtactgttgccatga
- the LOC118225188 gene encoding leucine-rich repeat-containing protein 15-like translates to HHPPSNNRLAHHHYSVYPDTYHHNNNNRAHNCTNHYVDNHSTYDNCSHHYVQNHSANHSSFDNCAHHNADNLSSYRLTRLEDGAFSNLTRLRLLVLSRNRIGSVPAGAFGGLAELGEVSLHTNLLSGLEEGTFSGLPKLENISLEHNLIQSLPGKLFQGLPPLWEVDLHNNSLRSLSREVLDSLDAVKEVKLAQNPWRCDRDILPLRDWVRRHPSKVQNASLLTCLSPHSLAHAKITDLTNEEAEAWRPSTSTATTPSGDLATPTEMRRRPHTPLPKKSTPAAPAATTPPVRDDSNHQARKNTVN, encoded by the coding sequence CACCACCCCCCAAGCAACAACCGCCTTGCCCACCACCACTACTCTGTCTACCCAGACACCTACcaccataataataacaacagagCCCACAACTGCACCAACCACTACGTTGACAACCACAGTACTTATGACAACTGCTCCCACCACTATGTTCAAAACCACAGTGCCAACCACAGTAGCTTTGACAACTGCGCCCACCACAATGCTGATAACCTCAGTAGCTATCGGCTGACGCGCCTGGAGGACGGCGCGTTCAGCAACCTGACGCGCCTGCGGCTCCTGGTTCTGAGCCGTAACCGGATCGGCTCGGTCCCCGCCGGGGCCTTCGGCGGCCTGGCCGAGCTGGGAGAGGTGTCCCTGCACACCAACCTGCTCTCGGGCCTGGAGGAGGGGACCTTCAGCGGGCTGCCCAAGCTGGAGAACATCTCCCTGGAGCACAATCTCATCCAGTCCCTCCCTGGGAAGCTCTTCCAGGGCTTGCCGCCCCTCTGGGAAGTGGACCTCCACAACAACTCCCTGCGGAGCCTgtcgcgggaggtgctggacTCCCTGGACGCGGTGAAGGAGGTGAAGCTCGCCCAGAACCCCTGGAGGTGCGACCGGGACATCCTGCCCCTGCGAGACTGGGTGAGGAGGCACCCCTCCAAAGTGCAGAATGCCAGCCTGCTGACGTGCCTCTCTCCCCATTCACTGGCCCACGCCAAAATTACTGACCTGACCAACGAGGAAGCAGAAGCCTGGAGGCCGTCCACCTCGACCGCCACCACTCCCTCAGGCGACTTGGCCACACCCACGGAGATGCGAAGGAGGCCTCACACCCCACTCCCCAAAAAGAGCACCCCTGCTGCCCCTGCCGCCACCACTCCTCCCGTGCGGGACGACAGTAACCACCAGGCCAGAAAGAACACCGTCAattag
- the LOC118225602 gene encoding slit homolog 1 protein-like, with amino-acid sequence MHLINCVCLLHLMLGSVTGECDGSSDCEVLYDRSITEIPATQKAGITRVYFVGSQISTIPDRAFINSPQLETLEFLDMPIVAVETHAFEGLGRLRLIEISVTNLTSLPLGVFQNLPSLEKLVLKLNRIQKLEKGLFDGLMLKELNLHTNEIASIDEGIFDQLENLTFLHLARNKISSISTALFAKLSKLQKLRLYENGISAIPPGIFDDLPDLKEIALQGNKITEIPPHLFSKNTNLETLSLENNLLSELPSEIFVGLPNIRFLTLQQNQIASLPPMLFGEMLRLFDLNLNGNNLTVLPAGIFSPLNKLWRLDLSQNKFTSLSKEYFEGLVRLADLNLEKNMIESLKPKSFEQMTELRTLRLAHNKLRTLPEGIFDSLPKLIRVYLNNNPWHCDCRLISYFNWKKANTKKIRSSPPETCESPESLKGQEVMSLTEDELICPSTPAIATTVPLTTTTSTTVAMTTELPTTTVHMTTPPPKQQPPSQECGRWLDCKVLYDRSITEIPSTQKAGVTGVYFVGSRISTIPDRAFINSPQLETLVFLDMPIVSVETHAFEGLDSLRLIEISVTNLTSLPLGVFQNLPSLERLILKINRIQKLEKGLFDGLWMLKELHLHMNEIASIDEGIFDQLENITLLHLARNKISSVSTALFAKLSKLQKLRLYENGISAIPPGIFDDLPDLKEITLQGNKITEIPPHLFSKNTNLETLSLDNNLLSELPSEIFVGLPNIRFLTLQQNQIASLPSVLFGEMLRLYELDLNGNNLTVLPAGVFSPLKKLSKLDLSQNKLTSLSEEYFEGLVRLAELNLQKNMIESLNPKSFEQLTELKTLRLAHNKLRTLPEGIFDSLPKLSRVYLNNNPWHCDCRLISFFNWMKANTKKIKSSPPETCESPESLKGREVMSLTEDQLICPTTPALL; translated from the coding sequence ATGCATCTTATAAACTGCGTCTGTCTGCTGCACCTGATGCTCGGGAGTGTGACGGGAGAGTGTGACGGGTCGTCCGACTGCGAGGTTCTCTACGATAGAAGCATCACCGAAATCCCCGCCACCCAGAAAGCTGGCATCACCCGGGTCTATTTCGTGGGCAGCCAGATTTCCACCATCCCCGACCGAGCCTTCATCAACAGTCCGCAGCTGGAGACTCTGGAGTTCCTCGACATGCCCATCGTGGCCGTCGAAACGCATGCCTTCGAAGGTTTGGGCAGGTTGAGGTTAATCGAAATTTCCGTTACGAATCTGACGTCGTTGCCCCTGGGCGTGTTTCAGAACCTGCCGAGCCTCGAGAAGCTGGTTCTCAAACTCAACAGAATCCAGAAGCTTGAGAAGGGACTGTTTGATGGCCTGATGCTGAAAGAGCTTAATCTTCACACCAATGAAATCGCCTCGATCGACGAGGGAATTTTCGATCAGCTTGAAAACCTCACATTCCTCCACCTGGCTAGGAATAAaatctcctccatctccacGGCACTGTTCGCAAAACTCAGTAAATTGCAGAAGCTCAGACTCTACGAGAATGGCATCAGTGCCATTCCTCCTGGGATCTTCGATGATCTACCGGATCTGAAAGAAATCGCCTTACAGGGCAACAAGATAACAGAGATACCAccgcatttattttcaaaaaataccaATTTGGAAACATTATCTTTAGAGAATAATCTTTTGTCTGAATTGCCTTCTGAAATTTTTGTGGGACTTCCTAACATAAGATTTTTGACCCTTCAGCAGAATCAAATAGCCAGCCTGCCTCCCATGCTCTTTGGCGAAATGCTTAGATTGTTCGACCTTAATCTCAATGGGAACAATCTCACTGTCCTTCCTGCGGGAATATTCAGTCCCTTAAACAAACTCTGGAGGCTTGACTTATCGCAAAACAAGTTTACCTCTTTGTCCAAGGAGTATTTTGAAGGCCTTGTGAGACTTGCAGACTTGAATCTAGAGAAAAATATGATTGAGTCATTAAAACCGAAAAGCTTTGAACAGATGACAGAGCTGCGTACCCTCCGGCTGGCACATAACAAACTGAGAACTCTTCCTGAAGGGATATTTGACTCTTTACCAAAACTTATCAGGGTATATCTGAACAACAACCCCTGGCACTGTGACTGCAGGCTGATATCGTACTTTAACTGGAAGAAAGCGAACACAAAAAAGATCAGGTCCTCTCCACCAGAGACTTGTGAATCTCCTGAAAGTTTGAAAGGACAAGAAGTCATGTCTCTCACAGAAGATGAGCTGATATGCCCATCCACTCCTGCAATCGCCACTACTGTGCCTCTCACCACAACAACCAGCACtactgttgccatgacaacagaaTTACCCACAACAACCGTCCACATGACCACACCACCCCCCAAGCAACAACCGCCTTCCCAAGAGTGTGGCAGGTGGCTCGACTGCAAGGTTCTCTACGATAGAAGCATCACCGAAATCCCCTCCACCCAGAAAGCTGGCGTCACCGGGGTTTATTTCGTGGGCAGCCGGATTTCCACCATCCCCGACCGAGCCTTCATCAACAGCCCGCAGCTGGAGACTCTGGTATTCCTCGACATGCCCATCGTGTCCGTCGAAACACACGCCTTCGAAGGTTTGGACAGTTTGAGGTTGATCGAAATTTCCGTTACGAATCTGACGTCGTTGCCCTTGGGCGTGTTTCAGAACCTGCCGAGCCTCGAGAGGCTGATTCTCAAAATCAACAGAATCCAGAAGCTTGAGAAGGGACTGTTTGACGGCCTGTGGATGCTGAAAGAGCTCCATCTTCACATGAATGAAATCGCCTCGATCGACGAGGGAATTTTCGATCAGCTTGAAAACATCACATTGCTCCACCTGGCTAGGAATAAAATCTCCTCCGTCTCCACGGCACTGTTCGCAAAACTCAGTAAATTGCAGAAGCTCAGACTCTACGAGAATGGCATCAGTGCCATTCCTCCTGGGATCTTCGATGATCTACCGGATCTAAAAGAAATCACCTTACAGGGCAACAAGATAACAGAGATAccaccacatttattttcaaaaaataccaATTTGGAAACATTATCTTTAGATAATAATCTTTTGTCTGAATTGCCTTCTGAAATTTTTGTGGGACTCCCTAACATAAGATTTTTGACCCTTCAGCAGAATCAAATAGCCAGCCTGCCTTCCGTGCTCTTTGGCGAAATGCTTAGACTGTATGAACTGGATCTCAACGGGAACAATCTCACTGTCCTTCCTGCGGGAGTATTCAGTCCCTTAAAAAAACTCAGCAAGCTTGACTTATCGCAAAACAAGCTTACCTCTTTGTCCGAGGAGTATTTTGAAGGCCTTGTGAGACTTGCAGAATTGAATCTACAGAAAAATATGATTGAGTCATTAAATCCGAAAAGCTTTGAACAACTGACAGAGCTGAAAACCCTCCGGCTGGCACATAACAAACTGAGAACTCTTCCTGAAGGGATATTTGACTCTTTACCAAAACTTAGCAGGGTATATCTGAACAACAACCCCTGGCACTGTGACTGCAGGCTGATATCGTTCTTTAACTGGATGAAAGCGAACACAAAAAAGATCAAGTCCTCCCCGCCAGAGACTTGTGAATCTCCTGAAAGTTTGAAAGGACGAGAAGTCATGTCTCTCACAGAAGATCAGCTGATATGCCCAACCACTCCTGCACTACTGTGA
- the LOC118224874 gene encoding leucine-rich repeat-containing protein 15 yields the protein MRFFVLVLFLGELLSSATCCPAGCDCGNEEVVECGADVTDVPSPVSPRTILLRLAGTRIAELGEGSFRDMPALLGIDLSHSRVRTVHPAAFGPVPRLRSLKLSSNRLSRLPARAFANLTGLRQLFLSGNELEAIPPGLFDALAALTVLDLSSNRLAHLDENVFRNLGNLIQLDLGRNSLRQLPASVFSRLAKLTHLRLYYNQLESVRPGTFDNIKDILELDLFNNQISRLSPRLFWNMPNLVKLTLSRNRLQTIPAQSFYYLPNITFLSFYKNPLTFLPDQLIGHMPSLKKFYLYETELDTLPENLFCNMTTLEMLSVTFNSRLRHLPKDIFSCLSGLYRLKLEANSLEFLHRDLFSALINLETLILNSNQLRSLPPDVFRNVPKLANLSLEHNRLETLPGGVLSTAVGLRMVTLRDNPWQCTCDILDFAQWVGRMRTVVEDYERVACHAPPRLRNTSLGSLSAESVRCWVTPTADFTSNVSHTTITLKAFTTEGDPVAKIGPINYSAVTHKASPTEGNPIAESGPSEDSSGPPSWYDLTKGAASAARPTAQTAARQTRSSSGTAALPRTSTEDRPLEDGLGKGSQAFYEVVVLQPEYSIVHNNRLNGWVYLWTLPPSGPYITFLVVFHVLLVATCVALIAGSLWVLYRLNQAMERVAEGTVREKKNRSASGRK from the coding sequence ATGCGGTTTTTCGTCCTGGTCCTTTTTCTCGGCGAGCTGCTCAGCAGCGCCACCTGCTGTCCCGCCGGCTGCGACTGCGGCAACGAGGAAGTGGTCGAGTGCGGAGCGGACGTCACGGATGTGCCCTCTCCGGTGTCCCCCAGGACGATCCTGCTGCGGTTGGCCGGCACTCGGATAGCCGAACTGGGCGAGGGAAGCTTCCGCGACATGCCCGCCCTGCTCGGGATCGACCTCAGTCACAGTCGGGTGAGAACCGTCCACCCGGCGGCGTTCGGACCGGTGCCCCGGCTCCGCTCCCTGAAGCTGTCGTCCAACAGGCTGTCGCGCCTTCCCGCGCGGGCGTTCGCAAACCTGACCGGTCTCCGCCAGCTGTTTCTCAGTGGCAACGAGCTGGAGGCGATCCCGCCGGGCCTGTTCGACGCGCTCGCGGCACTGACCGTGCTGGACCTCAGCAGCAACCGCCTGGCTCACCTCGACGAAAACGTCTTCCGGAACCTCGGAAACCTCATCCAGCTGGACCTGGGGAGGAACTCTCTGAGACAACTCCCCGCGTCTGTGTTCAGCCGCTTGGCTAAATTGACTCACCTCAGGCTCTACTACAACCAGCTGGAGTCTGTCCGTCCTGGAACCTTCGACAACATCAAAGACATTCTTGAACTGGACCTCTTCAACAACCAAATCAGTCGACTCTCTCCTCGCCTGTTCTGGAACATGCCCAACCTAGTGAAGCTTACTCTGTCCCGGAACAGACTCCAGACTATCCCAGCCCAGAGTTTTTACTACCTTCCAAATATAACCTTCCTCAGCTTCTACAAAAACCCTCTCACCTTCCTACCCGACCAGCTCATTGGACACATGCCAAGCCTCAAGAAGTTTTACCTGTATGAAACGGAGTTAGACACCCTTCCAGAAAATCTGTTTTGTAACATGACAACACTGGAAATGCTCTCGGTCACCTTTAACAGCAGGCTGAGGCATCTTCCAAAAGACATCTTCTCTTGTCTCTCCGGCCTCTACAGGCTCAAACTGGAAGCCAACAGCCTAGAATTTCTCCATAGGGACCTGTTCTCCGCCCTGATCAACCTAGAAACCCTGATTCTCAACTCCAACCAGcttcgctccctccctcccgatGTCTTTCGCAATGTCCCGAAACTCGCCAACCTAAGTCTGGAGCACAACCGTTTGGAAACCCTTCCCGGAGGGGTTCTATCAACGGCGGTCGGGTTGAGAATGGTCACTCTCAGAGACAACCCCTGGCAGTGCACCTGCGATATCCTGGACTTTGCCCAGTGGGTCGGCCGGATGCGAACCGTGGTTGAAGATTACGAGCGTGTGGCGTGCCACGCGCCGCCTCGTCTACGGAACACCTCCCTGGGCTCGTTGTCCGCCGAGTCGGTTCGTTGTTGGGTTACCCCTACAGCTGACTTTACCAGTAATGTTAGCCATACTACCATCACTCTCAAGGCATTCACCACCGAAGGTGACCCGGTTGCCAAAATTGGGCCGATTAACTATAGTGCTGTCACTCACAAGGCATCCCCCACAGAGGGTAACCCGATTGCCGAAAGCGGGCCCTCGGAGGACTCTTCAGGCCCGCCTTCTTGGTACGACCTCACGAAAGGGGCCGCGAGCGCGGCTCGACCGACGGCTCAAACTGCCGCTCGCCAGACTCGATCTTCGTCCGGCACCGCTGCCTTGCCGCGCACCTCCACCGAAGATCGCCCCCTAGAGGACGGCCTCGGTAAAGGGTCGCAGGCTTTTTACGAAGTCGTCGTCCTGCAGCCGGAGTACAGCATTGTGCACAACAATCGATTAAACGGCTGGGTCTACCTGTGGacgctgccccctagtggcccgTACATCACGTTCCTGGTGGTGTTCCACGTCCTTCTGGTGGCCACGTGCGTGGCACTGATCGCCGGAAGTCTCTGGGTGCTTTACAGGCTGAACCAAGCCATGGAGCGAGTCGCTGAAGGGACCGTACGCGAGAAGAAGAACAGGAGCGCATCCGGAAGAAAGTGA